The following DNA comes from Sphingopyxis sp. BSN-002.
GCGCCCTTGACGATCTTCGCCCACGGGTTGAGGTCGGGCTCGGCGATCTTCACCAGCCTGTTGCGGTCGCGGTGCAGGAAGGGCTCGTCGCGGCCCTTCACCATCAGGGTCGTATCCGAAACATAGCTCCACGACCCGTCGTCGTGGAAATCGACCGTCAGCTCGTAGCTGTCGGTGCGAAAGGCGAGATCGAGGAAGGTCGTCGAGCAGATGCCATATTCGGTCTGCCCGCGCTCGGCCTTTACCACCAGCCGCCTTGCATCGGGCTCGGCGTGCCCCGCCGCGATGGCGATCTGGCCGCGCGGGATGGCGAGCGTCTGCAGGATCAGACCCGTGGAGACTTCATAGAGCCAGTAACCGACCTGGTCGTGGAA
Coding sequences within:
- a CDS encoding heme-binding beta-barrel domain-containing protein translates to MDIPDDIFTEPEDVDPETLANLGPLRRLAGIWEGERGVDINPKADGPETRKYYERIEMQPIDPQANGPQLFYGLRYHVHINTREEDITFHDQVGYWLYEVSTGLILQTLAIPRGQIAIAAGHAEPDARRLVVKAERGQTEYGICSTTFLDLAFRTDSYELTVDFHDDGSWSYVSDTTLMVKGRDEPFLHRDRNRLVKIAEPDLNPWAKIVKGAA